From the Mycobacterium sp. DL592 genome, the window AACCTGCTGAGAGAAAGGCCGTGTCCGGCAGTAACGCCCGCTGAACATGGATGACCACTGTGTGGCTGCGACGAGGGTGCTGCCGATCCGTGTTCAGGTCACACGGCGGCCGCCGCCCGGCCTATCCTCGAAAGATGTTCTCCGCCTGACTCCGAGGGAGATTCAGATGAAGTGAATCCGTTTCGTGGGTGGTGTAATAGCCGCTGCGGCAATCGGTGTGATGACGTCAGCGGCTCTTGCCGACGAACCGCGCGGTGCGCCGCACGACTCGATCATGGCCGGCAACGGACCATACTCGACCTTTCCGTCGCCGACCCCACCCCCGGCCGCTCTGGTGTCGACCACCACGAGTGTGACTGCCGTTCAGACGCTTTCAGGCGGTCACTGACCGTCGCCGAGATAGGCGCAGATCACGTCCACGAGGGCCTGCTGCTCTCGGCTGGTGTCCATCGGTATGCCGGCCACCAACTCCGATACGACCAGGCCGCGCATCGTGGCCCAGATCAGGTCGGCGACCGCGGTGGCCTGCGGGCTGTCGAGACCCTCGGCGAGGTCGTGACTGAGATCGGTGATGGCCTGCTGAAGTTGGGCCAGGTGCTTCGTCGCGCGTTTGTCGCGCATTGCCCGGGTGCCTATCAAGATCTCGAGCGAAGCGCGAGAGGTGTTACTGGAGAACACCTTCCAAGCCTCGTCGACGACGCGGCGTACCCGGTCCCGGCGGCCGAGCTGTTCGGTGGACGCCGGCAACGCATGCAGCACGTCCACCAGTTGAGCCAGACCCCGGTCCACGACGGCCATCAGCAGACCGTCGCGGTCGCCGAAGTGATACTGCACCACACCCCAGGTCACCCCGGCGCGTTCGGCGATGTGTTTGGCGCTGGCCGCCGCGAAGCCCTCCTCGATGACGCAGCGCACGGTTTCGTCGAGCACCAAATCGCGTGTGCGGTCGGCACGCTCCTGGCTGCCGCCGGGTGGGCGCCGGGGCGCGATCTTGGGCACCGCGGTCACCACATCACATTGTCGGCGTGCGCGGTCGGGAGATCCTTGACGGCAAGCAGTCCCGGCGGTGCGGCGCACACGTCGTGAATGGCGTTGACGGCGCGCGCCGCGGTCGAGACGACACCGCCCTGGTTGTGGTCGACACCGTCGAGCCCGAGATGGGTGTTGATCTCCACCCCTGGGGTGCCTCGGACCACCACCCGGTGCACGCCCGGTCGCCCGTCGGGCGGGGTGGGCCAGTCCGGCGCGGCCGCGGAGGTCAGCCGGTTGACATGCTCCATGGTGATGACCGGCCGGCCGTCGCGGATTCCCTCGACGGCGAAGCGCACCGCGGCGACGCGGCCGGGCGGCACCGCCATCATCGTGCAGTCGATCTGCTCGGGTGTCACCCAGCTTTCGTGCCACTCGCGCACCTCGTCGAGGGTGACACCGAGCAGCTGAGCCAGTGAACGCACCTGGCCACCCCACAGCGAGGACAGCACGCCCGGCGCGAACATGATCGGGGTGTGATCCGGTGTCGTGCCGAATCCGAAGCTGACGCCGGTGAATTCGGCGTCGTCGTAGGTGCCGTAGTCGCAGATCTCGGAGACCGTGACGGAGGTGGCCCGGCCGGCCAGGCTCAGCGCCGTGTAGACCAGGCTGTCGCCGGAGAAGCCGGGGTCGACGCCGTTGATGTAGAGCGAGGTGCCGCCGGCCTCGCAGGCCTTGACCAGTGGGGTGCGCATCCACTCGTCGGCCTGATATGGAGCGACCAGCCAGACCATTGACGTCCCAACCACATTGGTGCCGGCGCGCAGAAACCGGGAGATCTCCTCGATCGCCTGCTGCGGGCGCATCTCGGCCTGGGAGGTGTAGACGACGCAGTCGGCGTCGAGTGCCACCAGGGCCTCGATGTCGTCGGTGGCCACGATGCCGGTCGGCTCGTCGAGTCCGCACAGTTCGGCGGCGTCGCGCCCGACCTTGTCCGGGCCGTGGGCATGCAGACCCACCAACCGCAGGTCGGGCCGTTCGATGATCATCTTCAGGGCGTGGACGCCCACGTTGCCGGTGGAGAACTGGATGACGTCTTTCACAGGAGGTCCGTAATGGTCTTGAGGCCGGCCTCGTAGAGCACGCCGGGCAACATCCCGCCGTCCATCTCGATGGTCGTGCCGTTGATGAAATCAGCTGTGCCGCTGGACAGGAACACCACCGCGCGTCCCACTTCGGACGGCTCGCCGGCGCGGTGCAACGGCACGTCGCGGAAGTACTTCTCCCCCGTCGGGTCGTCCTTGGGCAGCACGAAGGATTGGAAGTTGTCGGTCATCGTCGGGCCCAGCGCCAGGCAGTTCACCCGGACCTTGGGTCCCCATTCCTCGGCCAGCGACCGCGTCATGTGGTTGAGGCCGGACTTGGCCGCGCCATAGGAGACCAAGGTCGGCGATCCGGCCGGATGTCCGGCACCGCTGGAGATGTTGACGATCGAGCCGGTGCCGTCCTGCTCACGCATCTGCAGATACACCCGGATGGCGAACCACAGCGGGCTGATCAGATTCATCTGAATGGCGAACTGGTGGAACAGGATCGTGCGTTCGAAGTCGTCGGCAGAACGCGGGGCGCCCTGGATCCGCGAGACGAGTTCGGGAACGTCCTCGACATGCGGGGTCGGCACGGTGCCGCCGGCGTTGTTGACCAGGATGTCGATGCGGCCGTAGTCGGCGACCACCCCGGCGACGAACTCGTCGATGGCGCGGTGGTCGCCCTGATCGCAGACCCGCTGCGAGGACCGGGCCGCCCACTCGGGGTTGTCGGCCACCCCGGGCATGGCGTCCAGCGCCCCTCGGGAGCACCCGACGACGGTGGCACCGGCGCGCAGCAGTTCGTGTGCGATGCCCAGCCCGACTCCTCGGCTGGTTCCGGTGACGACGGCGACCTTGCCGTCCAGTGGTGAGACATCGCTCACAATGCGGGGTCCTTTCCGGGTGGGCGGATTTTCATAGAACGGTCAATATGATTACAT encodes:
- a CDS encoding SDR family NAD(P)-dependent oxidoreductase, which gives rise to MSDVSPLDGKVAVVTGTSRGVGLGIAHELLRAGATVVGCSRGALDAMPGVADNPEWAARSSQRVCDQGDHRAIDEFVAGVVADYGRIDILVNNAGGTVPTPHVEDVPELVSRIQGAPRSADDFERTILFHQFAIQMNLISPLWFAIRVYLQMREQDGTGSIVNISSGAGHPAGSPTLVSYGAAKSGLNHMTRSLAEEWGPKVRVNCLALGPTMTDNFQSFVLPKDDPTGEKYFRDVPLHRAGEPSEVGRAVVFLSSGTADFINGTTIEMDGGMLPGVLYEAGLKTITDLL
- a CDS encoding TetR/AcrR family transcriptional regulator is translated as MTAVPKIAPRRPPGGSQERADRTRDLVLDETVRCVIEEGFAAASAKHIAERAGVTWGVVQYHFGDRDGLLMAVVDRGLAQLVDVLHALPASTEQLGRRDRVRRVVDEAWKVFSSNTSRASLEILIGTRAMRDKRATKHLAQLQQAITDLSHDLAEGLDSPQATAVADLIWATMRGLVVSELVAGIPMDTSREQQALVDVICAYLGDGQ
- a CDS encoding dihydrodipicolinate reductase, which encodes MKDVIQFSTGNVGVHALKMIIERPDLRLVGLHAHGPDKVGRDAAELCGLDEPTGIVATDDIEALVALDADCVVYTSQAEMRPQQAIEEISRFLRAGTNVVGTSMVWLVAPYQADEWMRTPLVKACEAGGTSLYINGVDPGFSGDSLVYTALSLAGRATSVTVSEICDYGTYDDAEFTGVSFGFGTTPDHTPIMFAPGVLSSLWGGQVRSLAQLLGVTLDEVREWHESWVTPEQIDCTMMAVPPGRVAAVRFAVEGIRDGRPVITMEHVNRLTSAAAPDWPTPPDGRPGVHRVVVRGTPGVEINTHLGLDGVDHNQGGVVSTAARAVNAIHDVCAAPPGLLAVKDLPTAHADNVMW